GTGCATCATTTCAACAATATAGATCCGATTCAAATACATGCAAttcaattaaaactaaaaatgcaGCTCAGCATACAAGGAAGAGGGAACTAAGAAGCATCAAATGGAAAAGAAACTATAGTATAGCCAGATGATTTAGGGTGATTAATGATTAACAAACTTTGAGAGCAGAGTTTGGAAACTCAAATAGAATGTCAAATACAGAGTTTTTCAAAAGTTATTTACATAAAACAACCAAAATAGAGCATCTGTTCCAAAAGATGCCAACCACTATGGGAAGGGTCATACTTGAGACAATAAAAGAAATAAGGGATCAGTGCACCTTTTACACTTagtgtttttgaattatttcaaTTTTACCCCAACTGTTTCTAAATTACAATGAAATTGAAACTGTCTAGAAACATCAAAGGTAAAATTGCAACAATAATTAaaagtaagaaggattggaaatGCTATCTCAGTCATCATATATTCATATGGCTACATTAGATTTTGTCTTTGAGATGGAAATACAGGGATACAGAAACAAACACGGATATTTTCACTATCTATGTATAGATAAGAATCCAAACCCAGCCTTTATAGCCTATTCCACTCGTACCAAAAGATTTTTTAGTTTAACGCTAATGAAGTGGATTTGGAAATCAATTCTTTTAATCTAATTCAAACCGAAGCCTCAGAATTTCACACAACTTGTGGACAGCCAGCAGAAACTTCTTTGGGTCCAGTTTGACATAGAGGATGAAATTGTGGTGAAAAGCTGATGAATTAGAATTAATAGAAACTCATCTTTTAACATTTTATTGCTGTTTCCAACCCCATACCAAACCAATTCATGAAATAAACTATTcagtaaagaaatataaaacaaaataaaataaaattcagcTGCAACGATCATTTACATGAAGAACCCTAGTCCATCCAAAATCAATGCAAAACACGAACCAAATCAAACATAACATACTGCATATATATTATCGATATAAAACATAGTTTCAATAATTCAATTTCTGATGTCACGAAAAAATAACATTAGCAGACTATCACAAttccaaatttaaaaaaaaaaaaagaaaaagcgaTCAGTGAGTTGAATACAAATCCAGGCAGCGATGAAGACAAATCAAAGATACAGAAAAGCAGATTTGTGAAAATCAAGAGATTACGGATAGAAATACGGTACCTGAAGAGAGGAGAAAGTAGGTTATGAGCAGAGTATAGAAGTGAAAGTTGGACTTTGCCTTGAAACAAACGGTGGCTTCGTAGTTTCTGGAGTTTTGTGGTGAGTCGCTATTACGGACCTCACTTACTTGACACGAaattagaattatatatatatattttttttaacgtttTCATCACGTccgaatttaatttttaaaagaaacaTTTTATCCTTTATCCTAAAAATTAATCGCAAAATCAATTATAAAATAggggcctgctacacatacaagtaaGAAGGCcgtacaagttttacaagttaTCAGCCCAAATTTCATTAACACGCGCATTAACTCATTTTGAATGGAGCGTAACTACACGCGCCCCACTCAAACGGTTCCTCTtcgtcgtcttcttcttcttctcttcttcttcgtcttcttcttcttcctcttcctcttcctcttcctcttcctcttcctcttcttcgttttttttttcgattttcatggtttctgaaattcttcttcttcttgctgcacgttcttctttctcttactcttcttcttctccttttctttcgtttctgcacgttcttcttcctcgttttcctcttcttcttcttcatttacgtctATTCtctctgtttctctttttttcgatttttcatggtaaaatcgtttttgaagaagaagaagcagcataagatgaggaggagaaagagaaagagttctgaattatgcataagatgTACTTCAatgaattttgggtgtattttcttaaatcctttgggtgtattttctgtaatcctttgggtgtattcctataatcgtttgggtgaattcttgtaaccgtttgggtgtatttctgtaatcatttgggtgtatttgagtgatatctgactgatatctatgggtgtatcttactgatatctatgggtgtatttttcatttcagaaaaaatggcaagcattacagaaatacacccaaacaattacataaaatacacccaagagattacagaaatacacccaaacgattacataaaatacacccaagagattacagaaatacacccaaacggttacaggaattcacccaaacgattatagaaatacacccaaaagattacagaaaatacacccaaaggatttaagaaatacacccaaaatcatgcataattcagaactctttctctttctcctcctcatcttctgctacttcttcttcttcaaaaacgatttcagagcttgatgtcaaaaaacaatagaaatcgagagaaagaagaaggagaaagagaaggcaagaaacaaaagaaaagaagaagaagaaaaggaagaggaagaagaacgtgcagcaagaagaagaaggtgcaaTGAAAACGTGCCGTAACAGTATGTGGAGGAACTAACGTCAACGACGAAGAACAAACCAGTGAGAAAGGAGGAGAAAAGAACGatcgaaaaagaaggagaagaagaagggatgTAGCGCGTGTAAGGAACATAGCACTTGCAGCGAATTTTGGGGATTAGAGTTTAATTGACTTGTAATACTTACAAGCCCTAATCGCTTGTACGCAGAGTTTTCCCCTATAAGCccaaatatatattactttgaTGTATATTTGTTTCAAGTTTAAATTTAAAgatagaaatataaaataaaaatgtgtaAACCAACAATTAGGTATTTTAAGATTATGATAGATACACAATGTTACGtgtttttattcatttattacGTAATGTTTGGTGTCGGTTGCCGGACTAGTCGGATGGTTATGGGATGGGGTGAGGACGCCTCGCTCACGGTTGTGCTAAGCCCAGATTTGCCACGTAGCCGAGCTCTCGTTGTGAAGGAAAaagggggggtgccacctgcaaagacactccgacacTCTAGTCAGCTAGTGTGCAGGCGGGAGAAAATGATGGGAGGAAaggtgacgtacctcgggggaagagccaacCTTCCCTTTATATACAcgtcagtagtgggcccctcaTGGGGACAGGCCCATATTCTCAAGGACGTTGTCCTGCAGCCGCGTGTGagccgtacaggacgcgtgtccgggtcggttggagGGCGCGTAACCGGGCCGGGTGGAGCTTGGGCCGGGTTGACCCGTGGGAATCctgggccaggccgtaacagtgcccccacgcgccaatggTAGTAGTGGGAGCTACCAATGGCGTGTCGTCTCGCATCTCACTTGTGCTCGTCTGGTCGGCCGCTCGCGGGAAGGATATGCCCCCAACGCGCGTGTCCTTTGGTTGCACAAGCAACCGTTTCATCGCATCGTTCCTGGTGCCGAGCattgaatgctcataatggggtgGAAAACCCTGTCTGCAAAGACTATTCTGCCCCCAGATTTTTCGCGCTTCCTGGGAGGCAGTTTTTAAACAGCCAGTTTTGGTACTCCTTCTTTCCTTCATATCTCCCTTTTCTGCCTTCTTCTTGCTCCCAAAACTCAAAACCTTTCTTTGTGGTGCCCTCGCGTGTCTCTCCCTTCGCATCTTTTCTTAACTGCTGCTTCATCCTCCTTCCGCTAATTCAGGTAATTTTTGAACTCTTTTCCTTTTATGCTTTGTTCTTGCATGCTTGTTGCCtggtttttgttgttgttgcgtAGCCTTTCAATTGTGGTTAGACGTGTTAGGGGGGAAAGTACCATTCCAGGGTAGGTTTTTCTTTGTTCTTTTCGCGTTTTAATTCTGCTTGGCCTTAGTTGGGGAGTAGTGGGGGGTAGTGTCTGTATTCGGCCTGAGCAACCGATCTCCTAGACTGACTGGATGGTCcccccatgtaggtatggctcgcacggTCTCCCGGGCTTCCCCTTCTCCCGCGGCGTACGATCCCTATGCTTGGGTCGTTTCCGACGTGAAGGATTCGCCTAATCAAATgggcgaggaggagctcaccgagttccgacaagccgAGTACTTGTGCGGAGGAACCGATGAGGAAGCCAATTATGACGTTTTTGTCCCGGCTCCTCACGAGCGATTGTATGAGATCAACTTCCATCATCCCCGAGTTgccgactggatttggttctacaaaTCCATGTTTACCCAAGTTGGAGTTCGTATTCCGTTTTCAGCCTTCCAAATGGCGCTTTTAGGTCGGATTTCCGTGGCGCCGTCGtagttgcatccgaacagttgggcctcgatccgctgtttcgagatggtttgtGAATATCTTGAGCTGCCGGTGTCCAtagatgtttttcttttcttcttcaatcttacAAACCCTTCAAAGGTGGGGAAACACAAAAAGGGGTTCATGTCTTTCCGGTCTGcccaaggtcggaggatttttggtttgtttgaggACTCCTACCACGGGTTTAAGGACAAATATTTCAAGGTCCGTCCTGTCAAAGGTCGTCATCCCTTTTGGTTGTCGTTGGAGGGGGTACGGCTTATCCCTACCTATTGGAGTTTCGGGGCGGGATCCAATGCCTTCGTCAAGGTAACCTATAAGGGCATGTCGGCGGTGGATAGGAAGATCGCCGACGTGTTGATGGCGGTCTTTGGGAGGAATCATGTGAATCCTCACCTCCTTATGGGTGATCGGGAGGCCGGTcgtaattatatttgtgagaaGCCTCTGCTCATTTCGCCTCTTATCTTCTtgcttttattaataatttgttGCGACTAACCGACTTcacctcttctctctctctctctcttttttacAGTGGGAATGTCTGCCGAGGTAACGGGTCTTCCTGACTTGTTCCAAACCTTCCTGTGTGGTAGTGATGATGAGGAAGGTAATGAGAAGTCCGCTGCTGGGAAGCCTGCTGCTCCTCCGGAGGACAAGGCTGCTTCCGAGCAAGGGGCTGCGGCCGACGAGACCGGCACCTCGGCTCAAGGCGCCGCGATCGAAGGTGGCCAGGCGGTTCATGCTTCCCCTTTCTGTGAGGTTATCGGCACTGGGGGTTCGACATCTAACCCTGATGCCGATGACGAGGTGGAAGAGGTCCCTAGTTTcaagaggaaaaggaaggcgTCGTCCAGTCCTGAGGGGGTCCTTACTGTTATGGAGAGGAATTTTGACGCCGAAAATTTTATAGACTCCCAGCTGATTTCCGGTACTGAAGAGTATTTTCATGAGTCATCCCTTGCCGggcaggcgaggtggatgtaccgtACCCTCCTACGCGGCGCAGTGATAGCTCGGAAAGCCGAGTTCGAACTGTCTGGGATGGAGTCCCTCCGCAGGAGGTTGGAGTCTGCTGGGAAGGCTAATAACGGGCTAAAAAGTGAAGTTGAGACTCTTCGGGAGCAGTTGACCCAATCTGAGGAGAAGCTTGACGCCGCCGAGAAGAAAGATACTACTGCCGAACAGAAGGCCACTACTGCTGAGAAAAAATTGGAAGAGTCGAACACCATGGTTTCACATCTTGTCGAGCGCGAAATGGCTTTGGAGAGTCAGGTCGGCGCGGCGCAGAAACGGGTGGCCGAAATCGAGAAAGAGAAGCAGGTCATGGAGGCCGAACTGGCAACATGGAAAGCGAAGTATAAAGACGTCGTCAAGCAAGGGAAGGATGCGATTTTGGCGACCGAGGAGGCCCTCAAAGCTCAAGTTAAAATTGTTGCCCCCGAGTTCGACACGTCGGCGATCAGTGTTTTCAAGGTCATTAAGGACGGCAAGATTGTCGACGTCCCCAAGAAATGAACCCTGTGTTTAAAACTTTGTAGTTTGGCCGTTTTATTTTGGCTTTTGTGAACAATTTGACTATTTCGTCATTTGCCCGTTTTAACGTAGTTAACTCTTTCTTATTCGTCTGGCCGTGCTATCGTTTCTATTAACCGTTATTGGTTTATAGTTGCTGTTTATATTAACGAGCCGTGGCCTTTTGCGTAGTCATTTGTTATGACGGTATTTGACgggctcccggggtgatcagtcccggggccGCGCATCGTTGTCGGGTTGTGGTAGAGCGTGTTATCTGGAAAAGGGaaattacaaaagagaaaatttgCGCAAGTATATCTTATTCGGCAATTGCATAAGGGACCAATAGGTCATAATGGAAAGTTTAAATTTGCATCTTAACCACTTAGCTTGATTAGTCGGCGTGTCGCCCCGCGTTTCAGGAGTAGAACCTTCTCAGATTGTTTGCGTTCCATGTTCTCGGGACTTCCTTACCATTTAGCCTTTCTAACTTGAAAGCGCCTTTACCCATTGCTTCTTTGATTCTATAGgggccttcccagtttgccGCCAACTTGCCTGCTCCAGGGGTCGGTGGGCCGATGTCGTTTCGCCTTAGGACGAGATCGTTTGGCTTGAATTCCCTtttgagcactttggtgttgtagcgTAGGGTTATTCTTTGCTTTAGTGCCGTTTCTGTCAAATGAGCCATTTCTCTGGCTTCGTCTATCAGGTCCTTTTCCACGGCCTCCTCCACTCCTTTCAAAAGTAGTCGGGGGCTCGGTTCCCCGATTTCTACGGGTATTATCGCGTCTAACCCATACGTTAGCCGGAAAGGAGTCTCCTTAGTGGAGGATTGTTCGGTTGTTCGGTAAGACCAGAGTACCGAGGCTAGTtcgtcggcccaagcacccttTTTATTATCCAATCGCTTCTTTAGCCCTGAGAGGATAATCTTGTTCGCGGACTCCACCTGTCCGTTCGTCTGGGGGTGTTCCACCGAGGAGAATCTTTGTCTTATACCTAGGCCGGTGAGAAATTCCGTGAACCTCTTGTCGGTAAACTGCGTGTCGTTGTCCGAGATGACTACTTCCGGGATCCTGAATCGCGTTATCACttgcctccacatgaattttCTACAGTTGGATGAGGATATGCTGGCTAGTGGTTCAGCTTCTGtccatttggtgtagtaatCAATGGcgactatgaggtacttgacctGCCCAGGACCGACGGGGAAGGGTCCCAATAGGTCGACCCCCCATTGAGAGAACGGTCGTGAGGTCGTTAACAGGCTTAACTCGGAGGCCGGTGCCTTGTGAAAGTTGGCGTTCTCTTGGCATTTCACGCATTTTTTGACGAACTCTTTGGAGTCCGCCATCATTGACGGCCAACAATATCCGGCTCGAATTAATTTTCTTGCTAGGGCCTTGCCTCCTATGTGGTGTCCGCAGCAGCCTTCATGGACTTCCCTGAGGACATAGTCCGTTTGGTCGGGGTGTAAGCACTTCAATAGGGGATGGTTGAGCCCTTTCTTGAATAGCTGTCCTTGGATGATGGCGTATTTGGCTGCTTCCCTTCTCAGTTTCGCCGCGTCCTTTTCGTCTTCAGGGAGTTTGCCATCTTCTAGGAAGCTAgtgatggggtctagccatgaAGGGCCCAGTCTTGTCACGTGCAAGGTGACTGCTGGCTCTCTCGTCATACCTTGGATGAGAGACCGATTGCCTTCTCCCGGTTTAGTGCTGGCCAGCTTTGATAGGAGGtctgcccgtgtgttcctttctctaGGCACGTGGTGGACCATGACCTCCTCAAATTTTTGGCTTAAGCTCTTGACTTTTTCCAAGTACTTTTGTAATAATgagtctttggcttggtagctcccgtTTATCTGAGAGGTGACGACCTGAGAATCGCTGCATATTTCCAGCCTTATAGCCCCGACTTCCGCTGCTAGGGTCAAGCCCCCTATaagggcttcgtattctgcctgattgttcgAAATGGGGAACTCGAACCTGATCGACTGCTCGTATACGACTCCAACCGGGCTTTCCAGGATGATCCCGGCACCTCCAAACGTCTGGTTGGAAGCTCCGTCCAcgtggagcttccaccgtgtgcTCGCTTCTTCGGCTGGTTCCCCAGTTACTTCTACTAGAAAATCTGCCATCGCCTGCGCCTTGATGGTTTGCCGGGGTTCATACCGTATGTCGTAGTGGGAGAGttcgatggaccaagtcatcattctcCCCGCTAAGTCGGGTTTTTGAAGTACTTGCCGGATCCCTTGGTCCGTTCTTACGACTACCTGGTGACTTTGGAAGTATTGCTTTAACCTTCGTGAGGAGGTCAAGAGCGCTAGAGCTAGCTTTTCTAGTTTGCTGTATCTTAATTCTGCTCCTTGCAGGGCTCTGCTTATGAAATAGACCGGCTGTTGAGCCCTCCCTTCTTCCCGCACCAGGACTGCGGCCAGGGTTTCCCCCGTTATAGCGAGGTACAGGTACAGCGGCTCCCTGTCTTTTGGCTTCCCGAGCACAGGTGGTGCCGccaggatttccttgaagtgttGAAAGGCTTCCTCGCATGCGGGTGTCCATTCGAAcgccatccctttcttcatgaggttaaaGAATGGCAGGGCCTTTGTTGCCGATGCTCCGAGAAACCGGGATAGTGAGGTCAGCCGCCCTGTCAACCTTTGGACATCCTTAACACATCCTGGGCTCTTCATCTGGAGTATCACCTGGCATTTCTACGGGTTggcttctacccctctctgagttatcatGAATCCTAGGAACTTGCTagcttccatggcgaaggcaCATTTGAGGGGGTTCAGCCTCATGCCGTGTTGCCGGAGAGATGCGAATACGTTTTCCAGATCTTTTAGGAGGTCGTCAGGTCGCGTTGTTTTCGCGAGGATGTCGTCAACGTAGACTTCCACTGTTTTGCCTATAAGATCATGGAATAtcttgttcatcagcctttggtatgtTGCTCCTGCGTTTTTCAGGCCGAACGGCATCACCTTGTAGCAGAAGGTTCCCCCCGGCGTTATGAATGCCGTCTTGTCTTCATCCGGACGGTGCATTGGTATCTGGTTAtaaccggagtaggcgtccatgaagctCAGGTAACGATAGCCCGCCGCAGCGTCGACGAGCGCGTCTATGTTAGGGAGGGGGAAGCAATCCTTtgggcatgctttgttaaggtcAGAGTAATCTACACACATTCTCCACTTGCCGTTGTGCTTTTTCACTAGAACAACATTCGAGAGCCATGTCGAGTAGTCTACTTCTCGTATGAAacctgcttctaggaggctggCCATCTGCCTGGCCACTTCCTCCGCTCTTTCTGTCGACATCTTTCTTCTGCGTTGTGTTACCAGGCGTGCTTTCGACCTGACGGCCAGATGGTGCGACATGATTTTtgggtctatgcccggcatgtcggcagGTGTCCAGGCAAACAAATCCATATTGGCCCTTGTCATTTCGATCAAGGGCCCCTTTAACTCGTGTGGGAGGTTCTTGTTGATGAACGTGAATTTTTCCTCCGTGGCGCCGATCACGAATTTTTCCAGGTCCCCTTCTGGTTCCGGTCTAGGTTTGTCGTCCACTCTGGCGTCCAGGTCAGCCAGAAACACACCGGACGCCTCTTTTGATTTCTTTCTTAGggagaggctggcgttgtcgCAGGCGACCGCCGTCTCGAGGTCCCCTCTTATGGACCCTATAGAGCCGTCATCAGTAACGAACTTCATGACTAGCAGCTTCGTGTTGATTATTGCTTCAACATCGTTTATCGTCTTccttcccaagatgatgttATAGGCGGTGGAATCCCCGGAGGATCACGAACTCGGCCATCGTCGACCTTCGATCTTGGGCTTGTCCTACCGAGATCGGTAGGGATATTACTCCGTCAGGTTTAATGAAGTGGTCGCCCACAATCCGATGACCCCGTGTTGGTGGGTCGTCAGATCGGCGTCTCTTAGCCCCAGCGCGTCAAATacgttgcggaacatgatgtttgaatcAGCCCTTGTGTCGACAAGGATGCGCttgacgaggccggttcccactctggccgtAATGACCATGGGAGGGTTTTCCGGGGCGTCGTCGAACCATTTGTCTTCTGGGCCGAAAGAAATGGACGGAGGCCTCTTAGAGTTTCGCAGCACCGAGGAGGAGACCGCCAAGACCTTAGCATCTTTCTTGTGCGCCGATCGGGATTTTGGCGCGGTGTTTTTGGCCGTTACCACATTTATCACAGTGAGGCCGTGGTCTCTATCTTCTGGCTCCTGTCGCCGCTTTGCCGATCGGGTTTTGGCTTCTTCGTCATGGTCGCGATAGCGTCTCCTCGGCTCTCTGATAAGATGGGAGAATGCTGCTAGCTTGCCTTCCCTTATCGCTTGTTCCAGTGCATCTTTCAAGTCAAAGCAATCCTGCGTTTGGTGGCCGTAACCCTTGTGGTAGTCGCAATAGAGGTTCTTGTTCCCTCCCGTACGGTCCTTGAGTGGTCGGGGCTTCGGCAGGATCCCCTTCTCGGCTATTTGTtgataaacttccatgatgggAAGAGTGAGTGGTGTGTAGTTGGCGAATTTCCAGACCCGGGGGAACGACCTGGGAGCCTTGTTTGGCGCCTCCTCCCTGGTTTGTTCTTTCAGTCTTTCTCCGTTACCGGGTTGCCGAGATTGGCTGTAGCCGGACTGCCGtttattggcagccacgactcggCTGACTTCCTTATCGTTTATATATTCTTTAGCTACCGTCTGGATCTCGTGCATCGTCCAAACCGGTTTCGTGGTGAGGTGTTTGCGAAAGTTTtcgttgaggaggccgttcgtcagacaaaggctggccaccgaatcggttaggccgtcgatttccaagcactcgtcgttgaaccgatccaggtattttctggtcGACTCTCCCTGTCTCTGGGTTACCCCCAGAATGTTTATCAGGTGCTTTGCCTTTGCTATTCGTGTTGTAAATTGGGCGAGGAACGCACGACTGATGTCCGAGAACCCGTGGATGGATCCCTGCGGTAAGCCGTTGAACCATCTGATCGCGGGTCCCGCAAGGGTTACCGGGAAAGCTCGGCACCTCACCTCGTCCCCTACTCCCTCTAGATTCATCCTTGCTTCAAAGGCCGTGAGGTGTTCTAGGGGGTCTTGAGTTCcatcgtacctcatgtccgttggtttgTCGAAGTGCTTCGGCAACCGGACTTCGAGGATGGAATGGTGGAATGGGGTGGTGCCCATTATTACGGGTTGTCGTGTCCTGTTGGACCTCCCGTCTTCGCGACCTCGTGCTGTGCGGCGCGTCTCCCTGCCTCGGGGAGTAAATTATCGTGTCATTCCGTCTCCTCGGAATTGGGAATTCTTCCCGGGTGCTCTCCGCTTCCGTTCGGGATGCGGAGGCGTGTCGCAGACGGCTTCGGTAAGAGTCTCTCTCTTGACTTTCGGAGGATGGGGTGTAGCTGGGATCGGTAGTTCGTTCGCCACGCTCCTGGTCGGCCAATTGCCGCTCCAAGTTCTGGACTCTGTGACGTAGCtcttgcattattatggcgctgTCGCCGCCCGTTCCTCCGAAGGGTCGCGTCCTCATGTGTTGTTCGGCGTGTTGTCGGGGGGACCTTCGTCGTCCTCTTAGTGAGGCGACAGAGGCCGCCCCTTCCGCTCCGGCTCCTCGGCCTTGGTCTCCGGGACCCGACACAACATCCATTGAGGCGTTTGttcccacagacggcgccaatgttcggtgTCGGTTGCCGGACTAGTCGGGTGGTTATGGGATGGGGTGAGGACGCCTCGCTCACGGTTGTGCTAAGCCCAGATTTGCCACGTAGCCGAGCTCCCGTTGTGAAGGAAAAaggggggggtgccacctgcaaagacactccaacGCTCTAGTCAGCTAGTGTGCAGGCGGGAGAAAATGATGGGAGGAaatgtgacgtacctcgggggaagagccaacCTTCCCTTTATATACAcgtcagtagtgggcccctcaTGGGGACAGGCCCATATTCTCAAGGACGTTGTCCTGCAGCCGCGTGTGAGCCGTACAGGatgcgtgtccgggtcggttggagGGCGCGTAACCGGACCGGATGGAGCTTGGGTCGGGTTGACCCGTGGGAATCctgggccaggccgtaacaaC
This sequence is a window from Arachis stenosperma cultivar V10309 chromosome 10, arast.V10309.gnm1.PFL2, whole genome shotgun sequence. Protein-coding genes within it:
- the LOC130957768 gene encoding uncharacterized protein LOC130957768 yields the protein MHEIQTVAKEYINDKEVSRVVAANKRQSGYSQSRQPGNGERLKEQTREEAPNKAPRSFPRVWKFANYTPLTLPIMEVYQQIAEKGILPKPRPLKDRTGGNKNLYCDYHKGYGHQTQDCFDLKDALEQAIREGKLAAFSHLIREPRRRYRDHDEEAKTRSAKRRQEPEDRDHGLTVINVVTAKNTAPKSRSAHKKDAKVLAVSSSVLRNSKRPPSISFGPEDKWFDDAPENPPMVITARVGTGLVKRILVDTRADSNIMFRNVFDALGLRDADLTTHQHGVIGLWATTSLNLTE